A single window of Pyrus communis chromosome 10, drPyrComm1.1, whole genome shotgun sequence DNA harbors:
- the LOC137747423 gene encoding palmitoyl-acyl carrier protein thioesterase, chloroplastic-like, with the protein MVATAATASFFPVSSPNSDSSAKNTKLGSANLGLKSKSASSGLQVRANAQAPPKINGTSVGLATVESGKHGDDISSPPARTFINQLPDWSVLLAAITTIFLAAEKQWTMLDWKPKRPDMLIDPFGLGRIVQDGLVFRQNFSIRSYEIGADRTASIETLMNHLQETALNHVKTAGLLGDGFGSTPEMTVRNLIWVVTKMQVVVDRYPTWGDLVQVDTWVSASGKNGMRRDWIIQDLKTGQILTRASSVWVMMNKVTRRLSKMPDEVRGEIESFFMNSSPVVEEDGRKLPKLDDKTADVVRSGLTPRWSDLDVNQHVNNVKYIGWILESAPLPILESHELSSMTLEYRRECGRDSVLQSLTAVSGADIGNLGSNGGLECQHMLRLEDGAEIVRGRTEWRPKYANDLGILGHLPAESA; encoded by the exons ATGGTAGCCACTGCTGCTACTGCATCGTTCTTTCCGGTTTCTTCTCCCAACTCAGACTCTAGCGCCAAGAACACCAAGCTCGGGTCAGCCAATTTAGGACTCAAATCGAAGTCTGCATCGAGTGGTTTGCAGGTAAGGGCAAATGCTCAAGCCCCTCCAAAGATAAATGGAACTAGCGTTGGTTTGGCGACTGTGGAAAGTGGGAAGCATGGGGATGACATTTCATCCCCTCCTGCACGGACTTTCATTAACCAATTACCTGATTGGAGTGTGCTCCTTGCTGCTATTACCACAATCTTCTTGGCTGCAGAGAAGCAATGGACGATGCTTGATTGGAAACCCAAGCGACCTGACATGCTCATTGACCCATTTGGTCTTGGACGAATTGTTCAAGATGGTCTTGTCTTTCGCCAGAACTTCTCAATTAGATCATACGAAATAGGTGCTGATCGTACGGCTTCAATAGAGACGTTAATGAATCATTTACAG GAAACAGCACTTAATCATGTTAAGACTGCTGGGCTTCTGGGAGATGGTTTTGGTTCAACTCCAGAGATGACTGTAAGAAACCTGATATGGGTTGTAACGAAGATGCAGGTTGTGGTAGACCGCTATCCTACTTG GGGTGACCTTGTTCAAGTTGACACTTGGGTTAGTGCCTCTGGAAAGAATGGAATGCGTCGTGATTGGATTATCCAGGACTTGAAAACTGGCCAAATTCTAACAAGAGCCTCCAG TGTGTGGGTGATGATGAATAAAGTGACGAGGAGATTATCAAAGATGCCTGATGAAGTTCGTGGTGAAATAGAGTCTTTTTTTATGAATTCTTCTCCTGTTGTGGAGGAAGATGGCAGGAAACTGCCGAAACTTGATGACAAAACAGCGGACGTTGTTCGCTCTGGTTTGACT CCTAGATGGAGTGACTTAGATGTCAACCAGCACGTTAATAACGTGAAGTACATTGGTTGGATCCTCGAG AGTGCTCCCTTGCCAATCCTGGAGAGTCATGAGCTCTCTTCTATGACTCTGGAGTATAGGAGGGAGTGCGGGAGGGACAGTGTTCTTCAGTCCCTGACTGCAGTCTCAGGTGCTGATATCGGCAACCTGGGAAGTAATGGTGGGTTGGAGTGCCAGCACATGCTTCGACTCGAGGATGGGGCCGAGATTGTTAGGGGAAGGACTGAGTGGAGGCCCAAATATGCCAACGATCTTGGGATTCTGGGTCATCTTCCAGCAGAAAGCGCATAG